In one window of Desulforhabdus amnigena DNA:
- the xrtA gene encoding exosortase A, whose protein sequence is MDQALQTTTSLEKSNAPESPQRGLLSQLQFPILLALLGVVFYPVYPSLANTWLNHSDNSHGILVPFIAAYFAWSKKDELRSVPLSTSWWGFAVLVFSLGFYLLSYAGGIAVAARLMIVTSLMGLVLFCYGREIFKTLAFPLFFLFFMVPVPDTVLGIAALPLQLFATKVSTFLIQAIGIPVFREGNMVYFAQTQLEVAEACSGIRSIMSYTMLSVILAYMLKGSWRKRAILVASAVPLALFANIVRVTGTGILAHFYGDRVARGFLHEFSGLAVFAFGFVLLFSEYLLLSRQKPVDEASPSS, encoded by the coding sequence ATGGATCAGGCTTTGCAAACGACCACCTCTCTTGAAAAATCAAACGCCCCGGAAAGCCCCCAAAGAGGGCTCCTCTCCCAACTTCAGTTCCCCATTCTGCTGGCTCTTCTGGGAGTCGTCTTCTATCCCGTGTATCCGTCGCTGGCAAACACCTGGCTGAACCATTCGGACAACTCCCACGGGATACTGGTCCCGTTCATAGCGGCATACTTTGCCTGGAGCAAAAAGGACGAACTTCGCAGCGTGCCCCTATCCACCTCATGGTGGGGCTTCGCCGTCCTCGTGTTCTCCCTGGGGTTCTACCTTCTCTCCTATGCCGGTGGAATCGCAGTGGCGGCGCGGCTCATGATCGTAACATCCCTCATGGGCCTGGTGCTTTTCTGCTATGGAAGAGAGATTTTCAAAACCCTCGCGTTCCCGCTCTTCTTCCTGTTTTTCATGGTCCCTGTCCCCGATACGGTTCTTGGCATCGCCGCTCTTCCCCTGCAACTCTTCGCCACCAAGGTCTCGACCTTTCTCATCCAGGCCATAGGAATTCCCGTCTTCCGCGAAGGGAATATGGTCTATTTCGCTCAAACGCAACTGGAAGTGGCTGAAGCCTGCAGCGGCATCCGCTCCATCATGTCCTACACCATGCTGAGCGTCATCCTGGCCTACATGCTGAAGGGATCCTGGCGAAAAAGAGCCATTCTCGTGGCTTCAGCTGTCCCCCTGGCCCTGTTCGCCAATATCGTTCGCGTGACGGGGACCGGCATCCTGGCGCATTTCTATGGGGACAGAGTGGCTCGGGGCTTCCTCCACGAGTTTTCCGGGCTCGCGGTCTTCGCCTTCGGCTTTGTGTTGCTCTTCTCCGAGTACCTCCTGCTTTCGAGGCAAAAACCAGTCGATGAAGCTTCCCCTTCCTCCTGA
- a CDS encoding DegT/DnrJ/EryC1/StrS family aminotransferase, with protein MRIGRTLPPAAAPLAWKDILSGIPAFMNGEQALHRFERELKEFFGARHCFLVSSGKTALTLILQGLHKLYPERTEVVIPAYTCYSVPSAVTRAGLKVRPCDIDPETFDYDYSQLPTILSSTGNKKTAAPPLAILAIHLFGIPANVARVQELAEPLNIPVIEDAAQAMGGISRGKKLGTLSDISFFSLGRGKALSTVEGGILLTDRNDLAAEIQKLSKTLPQYTIFEEAALILKSLFLRVFANPALFWLPKSIPALQLGRTLYEPHFKMRQMGGFQAGLAIRWMETLEHFTHVRRRNTAHWFRLFQSNGPVQGGESSHSIEQFNSSLAEGKERYKSPPERGKERFNSPLEGGKGGVQARIHPPCPLQRGTSGGYRQEECFCCDVLLPSCISNSDSESLIRFPVRIPDMEQREAILEASRRRGLGIMPGYPDAVTAIPELETDPTLPVGAARKTSRELITLPTHPYLTEADRHCITQLLSEALEMHTPTQNAHYRTQGADGSGFANDHLS; from the coding sequence ATGCGCATCGGACGAACCCTCCCCCCTGCCGCCGCCCCGCTCGCCTGGAAAGACATCCTCTCGGGAATCCCGGCATTCATGAACGGTGAGCAAGCCCTTCACCGTTTCGAGCGGGAACTGAAGGAGTTTTTCGGCGCCCGGCACTGTTTCCTGGTTTCCTCGGGAAAAACGGCCCTGACCCTCATCCTCCAGGGGCTCCATAAGCTCTACCCCGAGCGCACGGAAGTCGTCATCCCGGCCTACACATGCTACTCGGTCCCATCGGCCGTCACCCGGGCCGGCCTCAAGGTCCGCCCGTGCGACATCGACCCGGAAACATTCGATTACGACTACAGCCAGCTCCCCACGATTCTTTCTTCAACCGGCAACAAGAAAACCGCAGCGCCTCCCCTGGCCATTCTTGCCATCCACCTTTTTGGAATCCCGGCGAACGTGGCAAGAGTTCAGGAGCTGGCAGAGCCTTTGAACATCCCGGTCATCGAAGACGCCGCCCAGGCCATGGGAGGGATAAGTCGAGGCAAAAAACTCGGCACTCTTTCAGACATCTCCTTTTTCAGTCTCGGGCGCGGTAAGGCCCTCTCCACGGTGGAAGGGGGCATCCTCCTCACCGACCGGAACGACCTGGCGGCCGAAATTCAAAAACTTTCGAAAACGCTGCCGCAGTACACCATTTTCGAAGAAGCCGCTCTGATCCTGAAGTCGCTCTTTCTTCGCGTCTTCGCAAACCCCGCCCTCTTCTGGCTGCCGAAATCCATTCCCGCTCTGCAGCTCGGGCGCACCCTTTACGAACCGCATTTCAAGATGCGCCAAATGGGCGGCTTCCAGGCCGGGCTCGCTATACGCTGGATGGAAACCCTGGAACACTTCACCCATGTGCGCCGCCGCAACACGGCTCACTGGTTTCGACTTTTCCAGTCAAACGGGCCAGTACAAGGTGGCGAAAGTTCTCACTCTATCGAACAATTCAACTCCTCCCTCGCTGAAGGCAAAGAACGATATAAATCCCCCCCGGAGAGGGGCAAAGAACGCTTCAATTCCCCCCTCGAGGGGGGCAAGGGGGGTGTACAAGCAAGAATACATCCCCCGTGTCCCCTTCAAAGGGGGACTTCAGGAGGTTACAGACAGGAGGAATGTTTCTGCTGCGATGTACTACTGCCTTCATGTATATCCAACTCAGACTCAGAAAGCCTCATCCGCTTTCCCGTGCGAATCCCCGACATGGAGCAAAGAGAAGCCATCCTGGAGGCAAGCCGCCGGAGAGGCCTCGGCATCATGCCCGGCTACCCCGACGCCGTCACAGCCATCCCGGAGCTTGAAACGGACCCCACCCTCCCCGTAGGCGCCGCCCGAAAAACATCCCGGGAACTCATCACGCTCCCCACACACCCGTACCTTACAGAGGCCGATAGGCACTGCATCACGCAGCTTTTGTCAGAGGCCCTTGAGATGCATACACCCACCCAAAACGCACACTATCGCACACAAGGTGCAGATGGATCAGGCTTTGCAAACGACCACCTCTCTTGA
- the mntA gene encoding type VII toxin-antitoxin system MntA family adenylyltransferase antitoxin, with protein sequence MSPASPLPERLSPEQTAAIRDLCEKMGIELLILFGSFVTGGMHPRSDVDVAVQMPRGATAPKLDLIFELGGIFEPLDIDLVVLGPETDPLLLHEIFFKGILLYEKEKDLFQMGKLRAWKLYLDSAPLRRQREEYFRNYRKNLALKLKLQSNDLPIFSVQTLSRTQRSSWIDYIANHRGGTAYHLPQWNEVIRKTYGHSCHYLFAGKPDSEQDRPNLAALSPSESPVEKPINPPPDSISSAANAFPANPTTGVLALVHMRHPVFGKRLVSLPFLDLSGILADDQETEQRLICEAVHLGQKLGVDCIELRQTEPFKTVQTASAASTDDAPASFSLHLENHSAAPLHVAAGTQKVRMLLELPDSSEKLMSSFKSKLRSQIRKPLKEGCSARIGGVELLKDFYEIFLVNMRDLGSPVHSPRLMRQVLTEFQDQARVVVVSRNSTPLAAGIVVGFQNTLYNPWASSLKEYGHLSPNMLLYWTMLEYACEKGYKAFDFGRSTPGEGTYRFKEQWGARPSPLYWYTLSLNGKKTAQPLNDKSKFDKAITYWQKLPVPLTRWIGPLIRRHISL encoded by the coding sequence ATGAGCCCTGCTTCACCTCTTCCAGAACGGCTCTCACCTGAGCAGACTGCCGCGATTCGCGACCTCTGCGAGAAAATGGGCATCGAACTCCTCATCCTGTTCGGCTCCTTCGTCACGGGTGGCATGCATCCTCGCAGCGATGTGGACGTGGCCGTGCAGATGCCGCGGGGAGCGACAGCCCCCAAGCTGGACCTCATTTTCGAACTCGGTGGGATTTTCGAGCCTTTAGACATAGACCTGGTGGTGCTGGGCCCGGAAACAGACCCGTTGCTCCTGCACGAGATTTTCTTCAAAGGGATACTCCTCTACGAAAAAGAGAAAGATCTCTTCCAAATGGGCAAACTGAGAGCTTGGAAGCTTTATCTCGACTCGGCCCCACTTCGGCGGCAACGGGAGGAGTATTTCAGGAACTACCGCAAAAACCTGGCTTTGAAATTAAAGCTTCAAAGCAATGACCTCCCAATCTTCTCGGTTCAAACCCTCAGCCGGACACAGCGCTCCTCCTGGATCGACTATATTGCAAATCACCGGGGGGGAACAGCCTACCATCTTCCCCAATGGAACGAGGTCATTCGAAAAACCTACGGGCATTCGTGCCATTACCTTTTTGCCGGTAAACCCGATTCAGAGCAAGATCGTCCGAACCTGGCAGCATTATCCCCATCAGAGTCACCGGTTGAAAAACCCATCAACCCGCCACCGGACAGCATTTCTTCCGCAGCAAACGCATTCCCGGCGAACCCAACAACTGGCGTTCTCGCCCTGGTGCACATGCGGCATCCCGTTTTTGGAAAGCGACTGGTCTCCCTTCCCTTTCTGGACCTGTCGGGGATCCTCGCCGACGACCAGGAGACGGAACAGCGCCTTATTTGCGAGGCCGTGCACCTGGGCCAAAAACTCGGCGTCGACTGCATCGAACTCCGCCAGACAGAACCGTTCAAGACTGTGCAAACCGCCAGTGCCGCCAGTACCGATGATGCGCCGGCATCTTTTTCCTTGCATCTTGAGAACCATAGCGCCGCACCGCTTCACGTTGCCGCCGGCACCCAAAAAGTCCGCATGCTCCTGGAACTGCCCGATTCCTCCGAAAAGCTCATGAGCTCTTTCAAGTCCAAACTCAGGAGCCAGATCCGCAAGCCCCTGAAAGAAGGGTGCTCCGCAAGAATCGGCGGAGTGGAGCTTCTCAAGGATTTTTATGAAATCTTCCTGGTGAACATGAGAGACCTGGGCTCCCCGGTGCACTCTCCCCGGCTGATGCGGCAGGTTTTGACCGAATTCCAGGACCAGGCCCGCGTGGTTGTCGTATCGAGGAACTCCACCCCCCTGGCAGCCGGCATTGTAGTAGGCTTCCAAAACACCCTGTACAACCCCTGGGCATCTTCCCTAAAAGAATACGGGCATCTCAGCCCGAACATGCTCCTCTATTGGACCATGCTCGAATACGCCTGCGAAAAGGGCTACAAAGCCTTCGATTTCGGCCGCTCCACGCCGGGGGAAGGCACCTACCGCTTCAAGGAACAGTGGGGAGCCCGCCCCTCCCCCTTATATTGGTACACCCTCTCTCTCAATGGAAAGAAAACGGCACAGCCGCTGAACGACAAATCAAAATTCGACAAGGCCATCACATACTGGCAAAAACTTCCGGTCCCCCTCACCCGCTGGATCGGACCTCTCATCCGCAGGCACATTTCCCTCTGA
- a CDS encoding REP-associated tyrosine transposase translates to MTNREAHQRNLRKGRFSQLGYAYFITTSTKTRLPLFSDPIASKIILDSLRWLNEQGKIELVAAMVMPDHIHFVARLQNPALPSLMHSFKSYTSNKINDLFRREGSLWEPQYYDHAIRTDDELLDRVNYCLQNPVRRGLVEHFKEYPHWYCAYEV, encoded by the coding sequence ATGACAAACAGAGAAGCTCATCAGAGAAATCTCAGGAAAGGTCGCTTTTCACAACTCGGCTATGCGTACTTTATCACGACAAGCACCAAAACCAGGCTACCGCTCTTCTCCGATCCAATTGCATCAAAGATTATCCTGGACTCTCTTCGGTGGCTGAACGAGCAAGGCAAAATCGAGCTGGTAGCCGCCATGGTCATGCCGGATCACATTCATTTCGTGGCACGGCTTCAAAATCCAGCTCTCCCCTCGCTGATGCACTCCTTTAAAAGTTATACATCCAACAAGATCAACGATCTGTTCAGGAGAGAGGGATCCTTGTGGGAACCTCAGTATTACGATCATGCCATCAGAACCGATGATGAGTTGCTGGATCGTGTGAATTATTGCCTTCAGAATCCTGTGAGAAGAGGGCTGGTCGAACATTTCAAAGAATATCCCCACTGGTATTGTGCTTATGAGGTGTGA
- a CDS encoding DUF3473 domain-containing protein, with amino-acid sequence MMILSIDVEDYFMVAALSKVVKRADWGRYPLRVEQNTRRVLDILDKAASRSHAPGASSPLQSATFFCLGWVGERCPALIREIHSRGHEVACHGYDHQMITAMTPGEFRQDIRKAKAILEDITGRQVVGYRAPSYSITRKNLWALEILAEEGFLYDSSVFPVHHDLYGMPHAPRVPFVFSCNGGGTPEFLPLPESIGAPGPCSSPLSTGAACNSLPLYSTPPPHCPGACRAPYSPLPQGEGQDEGKAVQHKSATHPPGPSHTMAARANKPWNLLEFPLSTLRIFGQNIPVAGGGYFRAFPLWFTRWAQTRTVRQTGSPFIFYLHPWELDPEQPRVKGLSTRSSFRHYLNLHKTESRLRQFLRGQTITSLRAALLNRQ; translated from the coding sequence ATGATGATTCTCTCCATCGACGTGGAGGACTACTTCATGGTGGCAGCCCTTTCGAAAGTCGTGAAGCGGGCGGACTGGGGCCGGTACCCCCTGCGGGTGGAACAAAACACCCGCAGGGTGCTCGACATCCTCGACAAAGCCGCCTCCAGGTCTCACGCACCTGGCGCCTCCAGCCCCCTTCAAAGCGCCACTTTTTTTTGCCTGGGGTGGGTGGGCGAGCGTTGCCCGGCCCTGATCCGGGAAATCCATTCCCGAGGTCATGAAGTGGCCTGTCACGGCTACGACCACCAGATGATCACGGCAATGACTCCAGGCGAATTCCGGCAGGACATCCGAAAGGCCAAAGCCATCCTGGAAGACATCACGGGGCGGCAAGTCGTGGGATACCGGGCCCCCAGCTATTCCATCACCCGGAAAAACCTCTGGGCGCTGGAAATCCTGGCTGAAGAGGGTTTCCTCTACGACTCCAGCGTCTTCCCGGTGCACCACGACCTCTACGGCATGCCCCATGCGCCGCGCGTTCCCTTTGTTTTCTCGTGCAATGGAGGGGGAACGCCGGAATTCTTGCCGCTCCCCGAAAGCATTGGGGCACCCGGTCCATGCAGCTCGCCCCTCAGCACCGGCGCTGCATGCAATTCTCTTCCCCTCTACAGTACGCCCCCTCCGCATTGTCCGGGTGCATGTCGTGCTCCTTATTCCCCTCTCCCTCAGGGAGAGGGCCAGGATGAGGGGAAAGCGGTTCAACACAAGAGCGCAACACATCCCCCGGGGCCATCCCACACAATGGCAGCAAGGGCAAACAAACCATGGAACCTGCTGGAGTTCCCCCTTTCCACCCTGAGAATATTCGGCCAGAACATCCCCGTCGCAGGAGGAGGCTACTTCCGGGCTTTTCCCCTCTGGTTCACCCGCTGGGCACAAACCCGGACCGTCAGGCAGACCGGTTCCCCTTTCATCTTTTACCTCCACCCATGGGAACTGGACCCCGAACAACCTCGAGTAAAAGGCCTCTCCACCCGGTCCAGTTTTCGCCATTACCTGAACTTACATAAAACGGAAAGCCGCCTCCGGCAATTCCTGCGCGGGCAGACCATAACGTCCCTGCGTGCGGCTCTTTTGAATCGACAGTAA
- a CDS encoding exopolysaccharide biosynthesis polyprenyl glycosylphosphotransferase — protein METAIAGTTDPLLGIYNEAQFQEMLHLETRRSERSSRPFLLMRITPAEGLDERESLDLFKKIAFVLGKVTRDTDIKGWYKNEKSIGVIFTEIRQAPEHAIESRIHQKIHSNLLKLLNFNQASKVKIEFEAYPKVPNASPFKARQESKRANLSLVGENGEEGGLTETQHFAGETSHVQGSLGKTTAEGKIEHGFTKQRLLLLAGDMSLIFSSTVLGSWLRFGVPFETSALQWGTLMLAMFFYPCMLYIFDMYNVSRSFRCYDGIVRILSASILATLVCGLAFYIIPEASYAGRGLFLAQASILTLLLVSWRILFSSLWQGTRSRLRALVVGAGECGQAICRLLNSPLSPYEVRGILDDDPSNQGKKIECAMVLGPTEQIGTIMGQVWAKAAILATPRNGNKELIRQILDARLGGVEVLEMPGIYERLTGRVPVQYIQDEWLLYADGFYLLSKEYVQKIKRLLDLIFSSLILVLSTPLLALTAALIRLDSSGPVFYRQARVGKFGSIFSIVKFRSMFENAEAKGVKWASRRDPRVTRVGRWIRLLRIDEIPQLWNVFKGEMSLIGPRPERPEFVKELDKMIPYYSVRHCVTPGVTGWAQVNYPYGASVEDSLHKLEYDLYYIKNMSILLDLKIALKTVGVILLGDGAR, from the coding sequence TTGGAGACGGCAATCGCCGGAACGACCGATCCCCTTCTCGGCATTTATAACGAAGCACAGTTTCAAGAGATGCTGCACCTTGAAACGAGGCGATCCGAACGCTCATCCAGGCCCTTCCTGCTGATGCGCATCACTCCGGCAGAGGGCCTCGATGAGAGGGAATCTTTAGACCTTTTCAAAAAAATCGCTTTTGTCCTCGGCAAGGTCACACGAGATACAGACATCAAGGGCTGGTACAAAAACGAAAAATCCATCGGAGTCATTTTCACAGAGATTCGTCAAGCTCCGGAACATGCCATTGAGTCGCGCATTCATCAGAAGATACACAGCAACCTCCTGAAGCTGCTCAATTTCAATCAGGCAAGCAAAGTCAAGATCGAATTCGAAGCATACCCGAAAGTTCCCAATGCTTCGCCATTCAAAGCCCGCCAGGAAAGCAAAAGGGCCAATCTCTCCCTGGTCGGAGAAAACGGGGAAGAGGGGGGGCTAACAGAGACTCAACACTTTGCGGGCGAAACGAGTCATGTTCAGGGTTCCCTGGGTAAAACCACCGCTGAAGGAAAAATCGAGCACGGCTTCACGAAGCAGAGACTCCTGCTGCTTGCCGGAGATATGAGCCTGATCTTTTCATCCACTGTCCTGGGCTCATGGCTACGGTTCGGTGTCCCCTTCGAAACATCGGCACTCCAATGGGGAACGCTGATGCTTGCAATGTTTTTCTACCCTTGTATGCTGTACATTTTTGACATGTATAACGTCAGCCGGTCCTTTCGATGCTACGACGGCATCGTGAGAATCCTGTCGGCTTCGATCTTGGCGACACTCGTCTGCGGACTCGCATTCTACATCATTCCCGAAGCGTCGTATGCGGGGCGTGGGCTCTTTTTGGCACAGGCTTCCATTCTGACCCTGCTGCTGGTATCTTGGCGGATCCTTTTTTCGTCCCTCTGGCAGGGGACCCGATCGAGGCTCAGGGCACTGGTGGTTGGCGCCGGGGAATGCGGCCAGGCCATTTGCAGGCTTTTGAACAGTCCCCTCTCACCTTACGAAGTCCGCGGAATTCTGGATGACGATCCGTCCAATCAAGGGAAAAAAATCGAATGCGCCATGGTTCTCGGCCCCACGGAACAGATCGGCACCATCATGGGGCAGGTCTGGGCCAAAGCGGCCATCCTTGCCACGCCGCGAAACGGCAACAAGGAATTGATCCGTCAGATTCTCGATGCCCGTTTGGGCGGCGTTGAAGTCCTTGAAATGCCTGGAATCTATGAACGGCTGACGGGCCGCGTCCCCGTGCAATACATCCAGGATGAATGGCTCCTCTACGCCGATGGTTTCTACCTGCTTTCCAAAGAATATGTTCAAAAGATCAAGCGCCTTTTGGATCTCATTTTTTCGAGCCTGATCCTCGTCCTCTCCACCCCCTTATTGGCGCTGACGGCCGCCTTGATTCGTCTGGACTCTTCCGGGCCGGTCTTCTACCGCCAGGCCCGGGTCGGAAAGTTCGGCAGTATTTTCTCCATCGTCAAGTTCCGGTCCATGTTCGAAAACGCCGAAGCCAAGGGAGTCAAATGGGCATCCAGGCGGGACCCGCGGGTCACCCGCGTGGGCCGATGGATCCGGCTTCTCAGGATCGATGAAATTCCACAGCTCTGGAACGTCTTCAAGGGTGAAATGAGCCTCATAGGCCCCCGCCCCGAACGCCCCGAATTCGTAAAGGAACTGGACAAGATGATCCCCTATTACTCGGTCCGCCATTGCGTGACACCAGGCGTCACCGGCTGGGCGCAGGTGAACTATCCTTACGGGGCGTCCGTGGAAGATTCGCTCCATAAACTGGAGTATGACCTCTACTACATCAAGAACATGTCCATCCTGCTGGACCTGAAAATCGCCCTCAAGACCGTGGGAGTCATTCTCCTGGGCGACGGGGCCCGCTGA
- the nusG gene encoding transcription termination/antitermination protein NusG, translating to MRNWYCIYVKRGHEDAVSTKLTDLQQIEVLNPKIRRKKFLRSKWRDVQEPLFPSYIFCKLEPERHFHLVRYTRGVRRLVGNRAGVPYEVPMDIIDFMEDHMRDGFIVFDQPKLQAGDKVRVQDGPFLGLDGEVLFEMKPNERVMVLLTNLELHARVELPRQLVAKI from the coding sequence ATGAGAAACTGGTATTGCATTTATGTCAAGCGAGGGCATGAGGATGCTGTCAGTACCAAGCTCACCGACCTGCAGCAGATCGAAGTGCTCAATCCCAAGATTCGCAGGAAAAAGTTTCTCAGATCCAAATGGAGGGATGTTCAGGAACCTTTATTCCCTTCCTATATCTTTTGCAAACTGGAACCGGAGCGGCATTTCCACCTCGTCAGGTACACGCGCGGAGTCAGGCGGCTGGTCGGCAACCGGGCCGGCGTCCCCTATGAAGTCCCCATGGACATCATAGATTTCATGGAAGACCACATGCGGGACGGCTTCATCGTTTTCGATCAACCCAAATTGCAGGCCGGAGACAAGGTCCGCGTTCAAGACGGACCCTTCTTGGGACTCGACGGCGAAGTTCTCTTTGAAATGAAGCCAAACGAAAGGGTCATGGTGCTGTTGACCAACCTGGAACTTCACGCCAGGGTGGAGCTGCCGAGACAACTGGTCGCGAAAATATGA
- a CDS encoding Ig-like domain-containing protein: MCRCFFVAPRFAHPRFAGFRFSLLVSSIILLLTSVPIEAAQVKLAWNANTEPTLAGYKVYYGVSSGNYTSVVDAGLKTKCVVSGLKEGKTYYFAATAYDRSRNESDFSKEISYTVPSGDAAGGGAPIATGMTLSTRSGVEIEGVLKGVDPDGDPLSFQIVRSAGKGRVILKNASTGSFLYTPATGAKGSDSFAFKVSDGKSCSNVATVNITVGKPVKVYCEAERGELVSPAVRVKNEMASGGRYVRIPGAKANVVGKAAVSGVAEFKFNAPYSGYYFVLVRLMCARAGENRFRVFMDYGEEFEWTTAVGGEGGWIWDRVREGDSGEPHAFYLQKGEHVFAIQQGMQVLNIDNLLVSTQPDIIPSTLYEDGEDGGIEGWEVVDLTPKGAEITNIYDSGRQSRVVQLSGSGMKNAFRLRSEDYSKWSNASRFVLEWSMSFDDSFVVAVDVETDQGYRSLRYSPVNRDPLGEGKIVQFGLGKRAADGAWRTFVRDLQADLERAQPGLKILKVNGFTVRGSGKVDDISLKDAA; this comes from the coding sequence ATGTGTAGGTGTTTTTTCGTTGCCCCCCGGTTTGCGCATCCTCGTTTTGCTGGATTCCGCTTCAGTCTTTTGGTTTCATCCATCATTTTGCTCCTCACCTCTGTTCCGATCGAGGCCGCACAGGTGAAGCTCGCCTGGAATGCCAATACGGAGCCGACTCTGGCGGGGTACAAGGTCTATTATGGGGTGTCGAGCGGGAACTATACTTCGGTGGTGGATGCGGGGCTCAAAACGAAGTGCGTGGTTTCCGGCCTGAAAGAGGGAAAGACCTATTACTTCGCAGCCACGGCCTACGATCGATCTAGGAATGAAAGCGATTTTTCGAAAGAAATTTCATATACCGTACCTTCCGGGGACGCTGCCGGGGGCGGTGCGCCCATTGCCACGGGAATGACGCTGAGTACCCGCTCCGGTGTCGAAATCGAAGGGGTTCTCAAAGGCGTGGATCCCGACGGCGATCCCCTCTCGTTTCAAATCGTCCGGAGTGCCGGCAAGGGGCGGGTAATACTCAAGAATGCCTCCACGGGCTCCTTTCTTTACACTCCTGCTACAGGCGCCAAAGGCAGCGATTCATTCGCCTTCAAGGTAAGTGACGGCAAATCTTGTTCCAATGTGGCCACCGTGAACATCACTGTCGGAAAGCCAGTGAAAGTATACTGCGAGGCCGAAAGGGGGGAACTGGTTTCGCCTGCCGTTAGGGTGAAAAATGAGATGGCTTCCGGGGGCAGGTACGTGCGCATTCCCGGTGCTAAAGCGAATGTCGTCGGGAAGGCGGCTGTGAGCGGGGTCGCGGAGTTCAAATTCAATGCGCCCTATTCGGGCTATTACTTTGTCCTGGTGCGGCTCATGTGCGCTCGTGCAGGTGAAAACCGGTTCCGGGTCTTCATGGATTATGGCGAAGAATTCGAATGGACCACGGCAGTGGGTGGGGAGGGGGGCTGGATCTGGGACCGGGTGCGTGAGGGCGATTCCGGCGAGCCTCATGCTTTCTACCTGCAAAAGGGGGAGCACGTCTTTGCCATCCAGCAGGGAATGCAGGTCCTGAATATCGACAATCTTCTCGTTTCCACTCAACCGGATATCATCCCTTCAACGCTCTACGAGGATGGAGAAGACGGCGGCATCGAGGGGTGGGAAGTTGTGGATCTGACTCCAAAGGGCGCGGAAATCACCAATATCTACGATTCCGGGCGGCAGAGCCGGGTGGTGCAGTTGAGCGGTTCGGGCATGAAAAATGCCTTCAGGTTGAGATCCGAAGACTATTCCAAGTGGTCCAATGCGAGCCGGTTTGTCCTGGAATGGAGCATGAGTTTTGACGACTCTTTCGTTGTTGCCGTCGATGTTGAAACGGACCAGGGCTATCGGTCTCTGCGTTACAGCCCCGTCAACCGCGATCCGCTGGGCGAAGGCAAAATCGTTCAGTTCGGTCTGGGAAAGCGCGCTGCGGACGGCGCGTGGCGCACCTTCGTCAGGGACCTGCAGGCCGACCTGGAAAGGGCGCAGCCGGGACTCAAGATTCTGAAAGTGAACGGCTTCACGGTGAGAGGCAGCGGCAAAGTGGATGATATTTCATTGAAAGATGCCGCCTGA
- a CDS encoding thioredoxin family protein, protein MGSDAVVEYAADLAEIARQGVFSTPAVVIDGKVKVSGKVPSKEEIRSWLGK, encoded by the coding sequence GTGGGTTCGGATGCCGTGGTGGAGTATGCGGCGGACCTGGCGGAAATCGCCAGGCAGGGAGTCTTCAGCACGCCGGCGGTGGTCATCGACGGAAAAGTGAAGGTCTCGGGAAAAGTCCCAAGCAAGGAAGAAATTCGAAGCTGGCTTGGGAAATAG
- a CDS encoding MauE/DoxX family redox-associated membrane protein, whose protein sequence is MEHTRESSSHGSQARSMAFISNAVPVFSGLLKKTPEFWARLVLGVIFLIASADKIYHPADFAQAIYKYQILPDSLINVTAIILPWLELLLGLCLIIGLWLPGAVTLVNVLLLTFFGALLFNLARGLDVHCGCFSTSTKGDPATAAYLIRDAVFLLMGGYLFFKVVLSRRLNAATWRGFRG, encoded by the coding sequence ATGGAGCATACACGCGAGAGCTCCTCGCATGGTTCCCAGGCGCGCAGCATGGCGTTCATTTCGAACGCTGTTCCTGTTTTCAGCGGCCTTTTGAAAAAAACGCCTGAATTCTGGGCCCGGTTGGTCCTGGGTGTGATTTTCCTCATCGCGAGCGCGGACAAGATTTATCATCCCGCCGACTTCGCACAAGCGATCTACAAGTATCAGATCCTTCCCGATTCTCTCATCAATGTCACGGCCATCATACTCCCCTGGCTGGAGCTCCTGTTGGGCCTTTGCCTCATCATCGGATTGTGGCTTCCCGGGGCCGTCACTCTGGTCAATGTCCTGTTGTTGACCTTCTTTGGCGCTCTCCTCTTCAACCTGGCCCGCGGATTGGATGTCCACTGCGGGTGCTTCAGCACCAGTACAAAGGGAGACCCTGCGACGGCGGCCTACCTGATTCGCGATGCCGTATTTTTGCTCATGGGAGGGTATCTTTTTTTCAAGGTTGTACTATCCCGCAGGCTGAATGCCGCAACATGGCGCGGTTTCCGGGGTTGA